DNA sequence from the Malus domestica chromosome 06, GDT2T_hap1 genome:
AAGATTAAGCGACTCTCAGTTAGGGAAGATAATAAGGATCCAAGGCTCAACACTGTGAGCGCAATATCAATATCAAGTGAGATAGATCTTGTGGCGCGGAAGAATATTGATGCTCAGTCCTACACGCTCCACCTCTCTGCAGAAGAAAATGGTGACGGCAACAAAAATTGTAGCTATTATATGTGGAAGCAGAAGTTTCCTGTCAGGCAAGAATTCAGAGAGGAGAGGAGAATGGAGGTCGATGAGTGGGTGATCACGCTAGCATTTCCATATGGGGAGCGCCTTCATAGAGGAACAAGCTCACCCGGGGTCTACGCATTCCTTCCAACTCAGATGTTTACAAATTTGCCCTTCATAATTCAGGCAGATTTTCTGTTACAATCATCAAGAGAACATATTGTCTTGGACAGCAAGTGGAATCAAGGAATTcttaagggaaattttatttaaacccatttaaCCTATTTATACACCCAAATTACTCTttgcacccatttgatttttaactaaattattattatctctttaaacccaaatttaataccTAAAATAAccccataaacccaattcaTTATGtagatttatttttacacccattaGATTTTTAAGTCCCGATTCAACAGATGGAAAATTGAAATCGAAGAAGAAGACAGGCTGAGGTTCTTGCAGAAAGAGATGCAGGGTCTTGTTCCTGGGAGCAGTAGCGGAGCCAAGGTAAGGGCAATGTTGCAATGGAAGCCATGCAAAGGCGCGGACTTTGGGCCGACTTCGTCTTCTACTCCGAGCTCGTCAAGTGCTGCTTGGCTCGGCGAGCTGTTCAGCAGGGTAAGCTCGTCCACAAGCACGTTTTCTCAAATGGGTACCAGCCCAAGACCTTCTTAATCAACGTTTTCATTAACATATACGTTAAATTTGCTCTCTTGGAAGAAGAGCAGGAACTGTTCGACGAAATGCTTGAGAGAAACGTTGTTTCCTGGACGACTATGATATCGGGATACTCAAATTCCAAACTCAACCACAAGGCCTTGGAGTCTTTGGTTTTAGAAGCTAAATTCGATGCGTTTAGACCTAAGTTTGAGAGgcctttttgttgtttttgtatTGAAATGGTTGAATTGGAAAATGCCCAGAAACCATTGTGATTGTTTATTTCGTTTTTGGGATATGGGTTTTCCACTACTGTCTCTGATCTTGTAAACCCAGAAAGCGATCTTCGATAAAAAACATGCAATAGGGTTCTCAAACTCAATGGAGAACCCTATCCGTTGAAATGGTTGAATTGGAAAATGCCCAGAAACCATTGTGATTGTTTATTTCGTTTTTCGGATATGGGTTCTCAAACTCAATGGAGAACCCTATCCATTGTGATTGTTTATTTCGTTCTCGTAAACCCAGAAAGCGATCTTCGATAAACAAACATGCAATAGGATCTTggatttattgataaatttgagttttatgattaatttcattttgtacttaatagtaattatgcaatagggtaacaTATATAATTAACATTTGAAATTTTAAGTTAGGTGTAAAAAGAGAttaaatgggtttaaataaaatttcccaattcTTAATTGTGTGCCTGTTGCATTCCTCAAAGCATTTATCACCCTCGTGAAAACTGTAGGAGATGCACCAGTTTCTAGTTTGCCTCCTTACTTTAGGTTCTTACCTGTCCAGAACACCCCCTATGATGAATTGAATGTTGTGAGGGAGTCAATCAAAGCACTGCTTATTGAGGAAGACATTGTACCAACCAAGTCACACAAGCAGAAGTTCTTCCATAAACCTCGCGAAGTGGGTAGGTTGTTGCCTGCTTTCTGGAATATTTTGAGAAAGGCAAGCAATCAAAGGGTTAGCTTGGGGAACATCTCTTCCCATGGAAGATATGTTTTGTGTGATTCATTTGACAAATCGGAGTATGATCACATTCTGAATTTCCTTGGAGTTGAACCAGTCGACGATGAGTGGTATGCTAAATGCATTCAGAGTTCCGATATTGTAGCCGGAGTGTCGAATGATGTCTATTTGGAGCTTCTTTTGTTTGTCTCCGATAAATGGAGGTGGACATTCCACTGCACCAACATCAAGAACATTCCACTGATAAAATATGTCGATTTTGACGAGAGTGTATCATTCTGCAGCTTAAGCGCAATGCGGATTGGTGAAAAGAAGATTTTCCTATCCCGTCTTTCTTGTCATGTCTCATGGTTGATTGATTGGAACAAGGAATTTATATCCGCAGCGAGTCTTCTTTTTATGCCAGAAATAACCCAGCGAGCTCTCCAGTCATGTTCTAGGAAGGAGGAGTTGGTGAAATGGCTCGCAGAAGAAATGAAGGTTGATGCTGTAAGTGTTTACGAGTATGCAGTTCGCCTCGATCATTCTCTTGGCAATGAGCGAAAACCTGTTGTTGCATATGCCCACTTTTTGTATCATTCATTGTGCAATAAGTATATCTCTACTTAAGAAGTTGATCATTTATGTCGTAAAATGCCACTTGTGAATAACTACGGCTACGTTAATAGACAAAGGAGAGGGCTTATTGTCCCTGCCAATGAAAGCAAATGGGCTGATTTGACTGATTCAAATCTGTGGATCGAAGAAGGCTATGTCGAGTTAGGAGAATACTAGTAAAaatgcccgcgcgttgctgcgggactTGAATGCACCAACCTTAACCACATGAATTAAGACAtttaacttgaaaaaaaaaatcaacataatcaagaacaaacaaaagggatagATGAGTAAAAGGTGTCGGTAAGATAAGCAGTTCGacttttatatacattcaaccGAGCTGATTATAAAAGGTATAGTTGCAAAAAAATGCTCCGTTTCCTTGAGAAACAGAAGTAACATGCATTTAACACTTATATTGCCCTTCAAGTTAAGATGGCAAAATATATGTCATACAGGCCAGGCACGTGTTTTAACAGCtaaacaaaaaagcaaaaaaaagtgTGTTGTTCTTGTTTCAGTAGCTAATCTTTCAAGCACTAATGTTCAAAGCTAAAAAGATGCAGGATGCCTGTTTCCATAAGTTACAGAAGAAACAGAAGGAAGATGTAGTCCACACATATTTTGCCCCTGTAGTAAAGGTGGTTAAATACTTGTCCTACAGGCCAGGCACCTGTTTAAACAGttaacaaaaaacataaaaattgttCCGTTGTCGTTTCAGCAAGTTTTCAAGCACACATGTTCAAAGGCGAAAACATGGAGAGCGGCTTTATAACAGCTGATAAAACATAACAATCAACAAACTAAAGCTTTAAGCAACTAAATAAAGCACGGTTGGGTTTAACCTTGGGAATTAGGAATTAGGATAAGGGCCTAAATGTCAAACAAATTATAAGTATTGTATAAAAGGGTTAAGATAAGGGCCTAAACGTATTATAGCATGTTGCATAGATACAATAAGGTTAAGCTAAGGGCCTAAATGTATTATGGCATGTTGCATAGATATGTAAAAACTATTTATATAGAACATGCACAAATTATTTATATAAAGTATATAGTAGTAGTTTATAGCTTAGCTATGTACACTGATATATACATATTAAGAGATGCCCAAAATATAGTCGTTCCTATTTTACCGATGTACTCCAAACATTGGAGCACTTTGACTACTAAGGATTAGTTGGTAGCTTAGTTATATTTGCAGAACCTTCTATACGTAGAGAGTTGATAGGATTTACATAACTTGTTTAGGGCTGATCTTCAACGATATTGCACCCTTGAGCtcattcttttttctctttggtTCCTGTTACAAaacaaatcaaccaaataaagaaaaattagtatGTCAAACAAAGAAATTATAACAGCTAAAAAAGTAGTTGATCTGTCTACCACACAAATGGTTATACAGCAATGTGTAACAAACAATATGATTATTCACACTTAAAAAGCTATCCTGTTATAAATGGTTGGGAATTAACGTTTTCAATTAAgacttttaaactttttttctaTTGTTGGATTGCAAAATGAGCATCCCAAATTGCACATGTAAAGGATCTTGCACAGTTTGCAAAATTTTCTTCCCAAGCTACAGGAAACAAATTTTGGGAATGCAAAAGAGAAGAGCAAAGATTTCAGACTCAGAGCATGTTATTGACTCCACCACAAATCTGTTAACTATCAAAGACAAAATAGTACTTCTCTCTTATAAATGTGGTTATCAAccatttttacatatttttgttaaagtgtAACCTAattgttgattcaattacaaTATCTGAAAATACCTCAAGTCAAGCCACCTGATTTTGGCATTTGGGTGAGAAGGGGATGCTAATATATATTTCAAAAACAACATTGTACTTTTCAGTCATTTTCATGGTTCTTACCAAAATTTAAAATCTGGAGATAGTGAGGGAATAAGACAGTCAGGAAATAAACAAATATTAGATATGATTCCAGATTCTAAAATAAATATCAGCAAGTCAAAAGTAAAAACATGACAAATTAAATATTGTAGTTAAGTTAAAGACCATATAAGTAATCTACAACTAAAAAGCTAGATATTAAACCTAAAATCATGTAACTATGTATGAAGCGGAGAATAATGCAGAAAGATGGTTTTCTATAGTGCTGCCAATGacaattaatttttcatgaaaacaaaGAAATGAGAAACAGAGGTATAAaagtatattattttttatagttgcaaatattatgaattcaaaaagaaaaactacAGATAACACTTCAATCATATACCTAAGCATCTAAAACGCGGCGCCCAAGATACCATTCAAGACAGGGCTCAACATCATGGATGAATTAACCTATCCGTGTCCCCGAGCTCACTGCATGTCATATACACCTGACCAACTGGGCATAGGAGCATAATGAGGAAAACTTTCAACACCAC
Encoded proteins:
- the LOC103422415 gene encoding protein NO VEIN-like, with amino-acid sequence MHPEVLLFLSKIKRLSVREDNKDPRLNTVSAISISSEIDLVARKNIDAQSYTLHLSAEENGDGNKNCSYYMWKQKFPVRQEFREERRMEVDEWVITLAFPYGERLHRGTSSPGVYAFLPTQMFTNLPFIIQADFLLQSSREHIVLDSKWNQGILKGNFI